Proteins found in one Leptolyngbya sp. CCY15150 genomic segment:
- a CDS encoding RMD1 family protein, which translates to MEKLLFSDKDLVSVRALFLGESLDLKLLEKTDPLAIDPLVVSAGDNGCAVLFRYGAAVLFGLDPLEQVTFLQQLDTLVVKPLPNPATEDVNLRLDTTGVGRVENDVIWLSSFSVEQLQLVADVLAKSVVLEHYEDGTARIFDQIEPFANSLQLTAKNASMGKELLRQIGRTLSIQNRIVGRVEIIDKPELLWDAPELERIYLRLEDEYEIRERNQALERKLDLISRTAETALELLQYNTSHRVEWYIVILIVVEILLSLYELFGPPAMP; encoded by the coding sequence ATGGAAAAGCTTCTGTTTAGTGATAAAGACCTGGTGTCTGTCCGGGCCTTGTTTTTGGGCGAAAGCCTAGACCTAAAACTCCTGGAAAAGACCGATCCCCTGGCCATCGATCCTCTCGTTGTGTCGGCGGGGGATAACGGCTGTGCTGTCCTGTTTCGATATGGAGCAGCGGTGCTGTTTGGGCTCGATCCCCTAGAGCAAGTAACCTTTCTCCAGCAACTGGATACCTTGGTGGTCAAACCTCTGCCCAATCCGGCTACGGAGGACGTTAACCTACGCCTTGATACGACCGGTGTAGGACGGGTTGAGAATGATGTCATCTGGCTATCGAGTTTTAGCGTAGAGCAACTGCAGCTCGTCGCCGATGTTCTGGCCAAAAGTGTGGTGCTGGAGCACTACGAAGACGGCACCGCCAGAATTTTTGATCAGATTGAACCCTTTGCCAATAGCCTACAGCTCACTGCTAAAAACGCCAGTATGGGCAAGGAGCTGCTGCGGCAAATTGGGCGCACCCTATCCATTCAAAATCGGATTGTGGGACGGGTGGAGATTATTGACAAGCCCGAACTGCTCTGGGATGCCCCCGAGCTGGAACGTATTTACCTGCGCCTAGAAGATGAATATGAGATCCGGGAGCGCAACCAAGCCTTAGAACGTAAGCTAGATCTGATTTCCCGCACCGCCGAAACGGCCCTTGAACTGCTGCAGTACAACACCAGTCATCGGGTGGAATGGTACATCGTCATTTTGATCGTGGTGGAAATTTTGCTGTCGCTGTACGAACTGTTTGGCCCTCCTGCTATGCCTTAA
- the gatC gene encoding Asp-tRNA(Asn)/Glu-tRNA(Gln) amidotransferase subunit GatC: protein MSNITQDEVRKVAHLARLELLPDEEAALTTQLSNILDYVEQLSELDTQDVEPTTRAIEVSNVTRLDHLQTCTDRSAILNCAPDRDDDFFKVPQIMADE, encoded by the coding sequence ATGTCTAACATTACCCAAGACGAAGTACGCAAAGTGGCGCACCTAGCTCGCCTAGAGCTATTGCCCGACGAGGAAGCCGCCCTCACCACCCAGCTCAGCAATATCCTGGACTACGTAGAACAGTTGAGCGAGCTGGATACCCAGGATGTTGAGCCAACCACTCGGGCGATCGAGGTGAGCAACGTCACCCGTCTGGATCACCTGCAGACCTGTACCGATCGCTCAGCTATTCTCAACTGCGCCCCCGATCGCGATGATGACTTCTTCAAAGTTCCTCAGATCATGGCGGACGAATAG
- a CDS encoding photosystem I assembly protein Ycf3, which produces MPRTQRNDNFIDQTFTVMADMILKMLPTNQRSKEAFAYYRDGMSAQGDGEYAEAMSNYEEALRLEQDPFDRSFVLYNMGLIHASNGEHDRALDRYTEALECNPRMTQALNNIAVIYHYLGEQAELAGRKDDAEQWYEQAAEFWQRAIRLAPNNYIEAQNWLKTTGRAKIDVYF; this is translated from the coding sequence ATGCCCAGAACACAACGCAACGATAACTTTATTGACCAGACCTTTACGGTCATGGCAGACATGATTTTGAAAATGCTGCCGACCAACCAACGGTCTAAAGAAGCCTTTGCCTACTATCGAGACGGTATGTCGGCCCAAGGGGATGGGGAATATGCTGAAGCCATGTCCAACTATGAAGAGGCCTTGCGCCTAGAGCAGGATCCCTTCGATCGCAGCTTTGTGCTGTACAACATGGGGCTGATCCACGCCAGCAATGGTGAACATGATCGCGCCCTCGATCGCTACACCGAAGCCCTAGAATGTAACCCCCGCATGACCCAGGCGCTCAACAACATTGCCGTGATTTATCACTACCTGGGAGAACAGGCCGAGCTAGCCGGCCGCAAAGACGATGCCGAGCAATGGTATGAACAAGCGGCAGAATTCTGGCAGCGGGCCATTCGCCTAGCGCCCAATAACTACATCGAAGCGCAAAACTGGCTGAAAACCACAGGCCGCGCCAAAATTGACGTTTACTTTTAA
- the pap gene encoding polyphosphate:AMP phosphotransferase — MLDTLDLSVSLDKDTYRSQMQALMIQLRSLQNACWEQGLTVVLVLEGWAAAGKGNLVKKLANCMDPRGFAVYPILEPSDLEKQYPFLWRFWQKLPPTGNIGVFYHSWYTHVLEDRLFERVEGDQVLSRMRQINAFERQLTDDGVAIAKFWVHLSKPELKSRLKKYAKDPLDAWRVRPEDWKQQKKYHEYTALAEDMFIHTSTGPAPWTLVEGDCQRWARVKVLSHVAALMTEMLDRRQVAPPPIQLPPQSHLDPTEPNVLARVDLSRSLSEDEYKHQLKTEQIRLRKLQLKIHKHQIPVLAIFEGWDASGKGGAIKRLTDTLDPRSYSVQPFAAPTDEEKARQYLWRFWRKLPTAGTIGIFDRSWYGRVLVERVEGFATDAEWRRAYKEINEFESQLVIAGYVLLKFWLHISPEEQLQRFQDREKDPFKQHKLTEEDWRNRDRWPLYEVAVNQALQRTHTPMAPWHSIAANDKYYARVTILQTFSNAVEQALDSL, encoded by the coding sequence ATGCTGGATACCCTCGACCTCTCAGTTTCCCTCGACAAAGATACCTACCGCAGCCAAATGCAGGCGTTGATGATCCAACTGCGATCGCTGCAAAATGCCTGCTGGGAACAAGGTCTCACTGTGGTGCTGGTCTTAGAAGGCTGGGCAGCCGCAGGGAAGGGCAATCTGGTCAAAAAGCTAGCCAACTGCATGGATCCCCGAGGTTTTGCGGTCTATCCCATCCTCGAACCCTCTGATCTGGAAAAACAGTACCCATTTCTTTGGCGATTTTGGCAAAAGCTGCCTCCGACCGGCAATATCGGCGTGTTTTATCATAGTTGGTATACCCATGTGCTGGAAGACCGGCTGTTTGAGCGGGTGGAGGGGGATCAGGTGCTCAGCCGCATGCGGCAAATTAATGCCTTCGAGCGTCAGCTTACCGATGACGGGGTGGCGATCGCTAAATTTTGGGTTCACCTCAGCAAGCCGGAGCTGAAGTCTCGCCTGAAAAAATATGCCAAGGATCCCCTGGATGCTTGGCGGGTGCGGCCAGAAGACTGGAAGCAGCAAAAAAAATATCACGAGTACACGGCCCTAGCTGAAGACATGTTCATCCACACCAGCACCGGCCCAGCCCCTTGGACTTTAGTGGAAGGCGACTGTCAGCGCTGGGCTAGGGTTAAGGTGCTCAGCCATGTGGCAGCTCTGATGACCGAAATGCTCGATCGCCGCCAAGTTGCTCCGCCACCCATCCAGCTTCCGCCCCAGTCGCATCTCGACCCGACGGAACCCAATGTCTTAGCCCGCGTCGATCTCAGCCGCAGTCTGTCCGAAGACGAATACAAACATCAGCTCAAAACCGAACAAATTCGGTTGCGCAAGCTGCAGTTGAAAATCCATAAACATCAAATCCCCGTGCTGGCGATTTTTGAAGGCTGGGATGCGTCGGGCAAAGGTGGAGCCATCAAACGCTTGACCGACACCCTCGATCCCCGTAGCTATAGCGTTCAACCCTTCGCCGCCCCCACCGACGAGGAAAAAGCCCGACAATATCTCTGGCGCTTTTGGCGAAAACTGCCCACCGCAGGCACCATCGGCATTTTTGACCGCAGTTGGTATGGACGGGTGTTGGTGGAACGGGTGGAAGGATTTGCCACCGATGCAGAATGGCGGCGGGCCTACAAGGAAATCAATGAATTTGAATCCCAATTGGTGATCGCGGGCTATGTCTTGCTGAAGTTTTGGCTGCACATCAGCCCCGAGGAGCAGCTCCAGCGCTTTCAAGACCGCGAAAAGGATCCCTTTAAGCAGCACAAACTCACCGAAGAAGATTGGCGCAATCGCGATCGCTGGCCCCTCTACGAAGTAGCGGTCAATCAAGCCCTGCAGCGCACCCATACGCCCATGGCACCCTGGCACAGCATCGCCGCCAATGATAAATACTACGCCCGCGTTACCATTCTCCAGACCTTCTCCAACGCCGTTGAACAAGCCTTAGACAGCCTCTAA
- a CDS encoding STAS domain-containing protein, whose amino-acid sequence MSVVVSTVQPMVIQPPDVLDVSTAPVFQADLMAAIAASSADIWIDMAEVTSLDSAGLMALVTGLTRAQSLNREFYLCNVSSSVRIVFELTQLDRIFVFNNEELPAKPLAA is encoded by the coding sequence ATGAGCGTTGTCGTCTCTACTGTCCAGCCTATGGTCATCCAGCCCCCCGACGTTCTCGATGTTTCCACTGCTCCCGTGTTTCAAGCTGACCTGATGGCAGCGATCGCGGCATCATCGGCAGACATTTGGATCGATATGGCTGAGGTCACCTCCCTCGATAGCGCTGGTCTCATGGCGCTGGTGACAGGGTTGACCCGGGCCCAGTCCTTAAACCGTGAGTTCTATCTCTGCAATGTCTCGTCATCCGTACGCATTGTGTTTGAACTCACCCAGCTCGATCGCATTTTTGTGTTCAACAACGAAGAGCTACCTGCTAAACCCTTAGCCGCCTAA